CCTACGAAGTGCCTGATAATCTCAATTACGATTTTATGAAGGAGTATTCGTCAATATTGAGTCTCCCCCTTATTCATTACGGTATTATCTTTCCCCTGGCTGTGGCGGGAATACTCTTTTCCCTTACCCGCTGGCACAGATATCTCCTTTTATACCTTATAATATTATCCTATGTTATTTTCCTTATGCTTTTTTTCATTACTTCCCGTTACAGGATTCCCATTGCGCCCTACCTGATTCTCTTTGCCTCTTTTGCCCTTTTTTCTTTAGTCCGCTTTGCGAAGGAAAGAAATTACAATGCCATCGTATTGTTTTTCCTTATTTTTATCTTTGCTTTCCTCTTTTCCAATATCGTTCCGGAAGAAGAAAAAAAGCGATTTGAAGCCCAGTCTCACGACTCACTGGGAAGCGCCTACTATCAGGCAAATGAACGGGATGCCGCCACAAGAGAATTTGAATACGCAATCTTCCTGCTGCCGGCAAACCCAGGAATCAGCAATAACCTTGCCTGGGTTTATGCGGAGTCAGGCAGCAATCTGGAAAAAGCCGGAGAATTATCCAGGTTTGCAGTAAGGACTCAGCCAAAAAATGTGGAATTCCTCAACACA
The window above is part of the Deltaproteobacteria bacterium genome. Proteins encoded here:
- a CDS encoding tetratricopeptide repeat protein — its product is YEVPDNLNYDFMKEYSSILSLPLIHYGIIFPLAVAGILFSLTRWHRYLLLYLIILSYVIFLMLFFITSRYRIPIAPYLILFASFALFSLVRFAKERNYNAIVLFFLIFIFAFLFSNIVPEEEKKRFEAQSHDSLGSAYYQANERDAATREFEYAIFLLPANPGISNNLAWVYAESGSNLEKAGELSRFAVRTQPKNVEFLNTLAFVYFKMGRLKESKALLKKALALEPENARVRKRLKNLKKGRFL